GGCATCTCCAGGTAAACCACTAGGTCCGGCTTCGGCAGGCCCAGCAGCCGATACTCTATGTCAAAAAGCCAGTCCAGATAAGGCTTTCTCTCCGCATCAGGGAGCTTTGCAGCCTGGTGGACCGCATTGGATGTGGTGTAGCGGTCCGCCACAATCAGTCCGCCGCTCTCGTAAAACTTTCCCCAGTCTTGCCGATAGGATGCATAGCGGTCTACCGCATAAAACAACGATGCAGCATAGGCATTCACGTCGCCAGGGTGTTTGCCAAGATTTCCGGCCAGATACTCCTGCACCATGGCGGCAGAGGGCTGTCCGTACCGCGGGAAATCCACCTTGCGATAGGGGATACCATACTGCTCCAAATAGCGGCACAGAAGCTTTGTCTGCGTCGCCTTACCGGAGCCATCTGTTCCCTCAAATACAATCAATTTTCCGCTCATTTTCGCCTCTTTTCCTGCTTCACATGTACCAAAAACAGCGGCAGCTTCATCATACGGCCAATACGCCTCGGCTCCTTGCAGAGCCGGTAAAACCACTCTAAGCCGTGCTTCCGCCAGAATTCAGGCGCACGCTCCACAGTCCCGGCAAATACATCCAGACTGCCGCCAAGTCCGCACAGCAGCCGTGCTCCAGTGGCCGGACCATATTCCGCCATCCAAAGCTCCTGCTTGGGTGCACCCAGACACACGAACACCACATCAGCACCACTGTGGGCAATTTCAGCGGCTACGGGATCACTCTCTCGGAAGTAACCGTCGTGAACGCCGGCAATCTGCAGCCCGGGATATTGAGCCGCCAGTCGCTGCGCGGCCGTCTCCGC
Above is a genomic segment from Pusillibacter faecalis containing:
- a CDS encoding dTMP kinase, coding for MSGKLIVFEGTDGSGKATQTKLLCRYLEQYGIPYRKVDFPRYGQPSAAMVQEYLAGNLGKHPGDVNAYAASLFYAVDRYASYRQDWGKFYESGGLIVADRYTTSNAVHQAAKLPDAERKPYLDWLFDIEYRLLGLPKPDLVVYLEMPTLLTEQMLRRREQSTGAQADIHEQDEEYLEHCHTNAEEVARLCSWSVIHCASGGKPRSPEDIHRQVLELAMKIL
- a CDS encoding WecB/TagA/CpsF family glycosyltransferase; the encoded protein is MRVDVLGVGFDNVTMDEAVGRAVKFLDGDQARYVVTPNPEIVEVCRENPAARAAVNGAALVLPDGIGVIKGAAMLGTPLKERTPGIEFAARLMKRMAAEGKSLFLLGAKPGVAETAAQRLAAQYPGLQIAGVHDGYFRESDPVAAEIAHSGADVVFVCLGAPKQELWMAEYGPATGARLLCGLGGSLDVFAGTVERAPEFWRKHGLEWFYRLCKEPRRIGRMMKLPLFLVHVKQEKRRK